Part of the Oncorhynchus mykiss isolate Arlee chromosome 12, USDA_OmykA_1.1, whole genome shotgun sequence genome, gTTCCTCTTTTATTCCCACTTGTCACTTATTTCCTCTTTTAAGGTTTTTGGTAAGACTGTCAGTAGGTCAATTCTACAGTTCTATATTATCTGGTCTTTAACTTCAGTCACCCAGCCAACTCCCATTTTAGTATTATCAGCTGAAATGTAGCCTAATATACAGCTAAGGCTACTGCTCTTTTGTTAGCCAATCTTTTGCTTCTGTGCGGTGGCTAATGGGTTAATTTTTTTTGATTTTCAAGTGTATCCAAGTGTAGCCCCTTAATGCAGTGCTTTGTTCTATTTGTGCTAGATTTCGGTACGAGCCAACCTGTAACTGTGCTTTATCAATGTTGCTGCCTGGTCTGTCGTTCAGCTGTGTGCAATAAATGGAGCTGTCTAAATCAATCAGATTCCCTGTTCAAAACAAATAAAGTGGTGGGGTGCAATTGCTAGAGAGTGATTTAGACAGCAAAACATAGTGTTTTGTTCACTTGATAGTGAATTGTGCCCACTAATTGTTTTCTATACAGGTTCCCAGTAATATAACAAAATCTAATTTCATGCTATCAATTGTTCACTTTCTAAGGGATTCAAATTGTATAGAAATGCAAAATACACAACACAAATGTATGCATTTATGCATTTTATCACTGTATTCTTCCAATTTGAAGTTTATATTTCATATTTATTTCAAATAGCTAATTAGCAGCAGGCAATATTTATGGAAAGCACCTTTAAAACTACAGGTGTGCATATAGAAAATGTTTAACTAAACAGCAGTAGGTATCCAGTGTTTCTATTTCCAGCACACTCTGTGTCTTTGACTCTGTAAACTACAATATAGGGCAGTTATAAGAATCCCTCAAAATACCCTCTTGATCTGTTGAAAATACTTCACACACTCAACTAagaaatcaatatatatatttttatagctAAGATATTATTTCTAATAGACAATGAATATTGCATTATATAAAGCTCCTACCTCAAACCATCTCATGACCAAAATATTTAAAGTTTTCTTAAAGAGAGAGGGGTCTTTTGACGACCGTTCCTGTTATTCCATGCTATGAGCAAGCAGCACTGCTGTCTCCACTCATGGCTGTTTCTAGAGTGATTTCCTCCTTCCTCATGGCTGTAGCGTGATGCGATAAGTCATGGGTTTCATATGGCATTTGCATTGCTCTGCATGTATTCACATGGAAAACAACCCGCTAGAactgagttacaataaaactatTATGAAAGGTCAAATGTCAAAGGTCATATCTCTGATTCTCTACGATATGACCTCTGGTCTAGGCTGACGGTGGCCTGCAGTCTCTCCAGCTCTGGCACCCTGTCCCCATCCTCCtgcccctcctcatcctcttcctcgtcCTGGCTGATGAAAGCCAGCTCATTCTCATAGCAGAAAGAGTTGGCTGTGGGCGTAGGATCCTTGTCCTCGTCCTCCATCTCCGCTATGTCCTTGGCACTGCACTGGGGGGTGGACGGCACCTCAAAGGTTTTGTGGAAGTGAGCGTAATCCACTTTGTACTGGCTCTTCTCCTCGAAGACGACAGGCTCGAAGCGGTGACCCCACAGAATCTCTGAGGACAGGTAGGAGCTGCGAGCTTGCGCTGTCATGGCTGTGGCTTCCACCATCCCTTCAAGTATCACCACTATCTCAAAGTCGGACAACTCCAGGTCCAGCTTGCTGATGCCGAACAGGGGGCTCTCCTCATCGATCTCGTGCACAATGGTGAGCGGGGAGACCAGGAAGATGCGGTCGATGCCCGTGTCATACCCTACGTTGATGTCGATCTGGTCCAGGGGGATGTACTCACCCTCCTCTGTGATGCGGGGCTTGATGAGCTGGGCCCGGACATGAGCCTCCACCATGTGGCTCTTCCTCAGGTTGCCCACCCTCCACATAAGGCTCAGCTTCCCATCCCGCATGGCGATCACTGCATTGTTGCTGAACAGCAGCGTCTCTGCACGCTTCTTAGGCCTCGCCATCTTGGCTAAGATGGCACCGATCATGAAGGAGTCGATGATGCAGCCGAAAATGGACTGGAAGACCACCATGAAGACGGCTGAGGGGCACTCCTCCGTCACGCAGCGGAAGCCATAACCAATGGTGGTCTGTGTCTCCACGGAGAACAGGAAGGCGGCCACGAAGCTGTTGACCTGCAGGACGCAGGGGGTGAAGTTATCGTCTCCACCACCCGGGTTGTCCATATCTCCATGAAGCAAAGCGATGACCCAGAAGGCCAGGCCGAATGCCAGCCAGGACACCACGAACACCAGTGTGAACATCAGGAACATCCAGCGCCAGCGGATGTCCACGCACGTGGTGAAGATGTCCGACATGTAGCGCTGCGACTTCTCGTCCATGTGCGAGAAGTGCACATTGCACTGGCCGTTCTTGTTCACGAAGCGGCTGCGGCACTTGCGGCGTGTCGTGTGGATCTTGCCGTTACCGAAGCCGTTGCCCATTGTGACGGAAGGCATGGCACCGAGACGCAGGCCTTCTTCCTCCGAGGACACAATGCTGTAGCGGTGCGCCCCGACCACACTCATGACCGAGCCAGGCTCAGCCAGTGGGGCACCAGAGAGTCGCTGCTCCAACTCAACAGTCAGAGTGGTAGGCAAGACACAGGAAACAGCACTGGGGATTACAGGAAATGGGCACAGGCGGTTCCCCCCTGATGCCAAAACAGATCTCTGTCCAAGTGGCCAAATGGGTCCTAGACACACCCTTCCTgacctgaggagagaagagaagccaGAGGTTAGTCTACTACACACAAAATCCTGATATTTTCTTACTGTTTGTATAATAAAACAATTCATAAATTAAATATCTAAAACACTGATGTGTATTATATGTGCAACACTTGAATAAAAACTAAGCTGTTACACGCAGGCCATGTTAAACAACATCCCTCCCATTCTGCCTCAAAGACTCATCTACTCAGTGGCTTTTTAACTTTATTTCAAGCAGTGTTTTATCACTAcaaaggtgtagtgtgtagtactCTGTCACTTTGGGCTCGATGCGCCTTAGCAGCAGCAGATGTTGCTAATTAAACCAAGTTCACACTCTTTCTTGTGAAAATTGTAAGCAGCCATTCAGCTGGGATCCTGGTCTTGAGGCTTATAATAGTAGTTTTTAAACTCCTCAGTAGACtaggtttgtgtcccaaatgacaccctattcccttttatagtgtactacttttgaccaggccccatagggctgtagtcaaaggtagtgcactatataaggaatagggtgccatttgggaagcatccTAGATCTAAACAACAGATTCAGGGTTGGGGGTTCAATTCCATTTGAACTCAATCAATTCATCACCTATGTTTTCATTCAATTGGGAACTGGCAACAATTTTCACTATGTATGTTTTTATAGCCCTAAAATTGAATTGGAACTCATCTTCTGAATTGAACAATACAACCTTAGATTTGGGGTAATTATAGATAAAGTAAGACCCTTTGTACTGCAACTGTAGTAAGCTAATAAGGCATTTATTTATAAGTGACATTCTTTAAGAATCTATTGGTATCTAATACCATTAATGGACCAGATTTAGGAGTAACCTCCCACCACCACCTGTCATCAGCACCCCCTGGTCTGGCTCTggctgtactgtagtctagtggcTGAGCAGTGTGATTTGTCTCTCTAATAATAGCTGCCAGTCATGTTGAGTCCCCTTTTCCACAGCTCAGGCTCTGAGAGCGCACTGTGTTCTGAGTGCGTTTCTTTTCAACACAAGTACTGTACAGACCATTTTATTTCAATGCATCTCCAGCACAGTTCATGTCAACGCAACTAAGAAGCTAATTCCAATGAAACAAAGTTTTGACTCTTAGGTGTTCCTCAGGTGCTGAAGATGAAGACAGAACTGATACCATATTGCAGTGAAATGTTTAGCGACACAAAAAGTAGGTTATGGCATATGGACCACATCGTTGTTGATTGACCTAACTAACAGGCACCTCTctcatagtctctctctctctcgccagtGTAGCGACCAACCAGTAAACAGGAGTTGCCGAAAGGGAACCTGATTTGCTGAGGTATTGTGGGACGGCTCAATGTAAGAGAGTGGTAAAAGCCATCACCATGGAAACAAGTCACCACGCTGAGACTGAGGTCTACTGAGATTGGGTGTGCAGCATACTGTAGCAATACCTACAGTAAGATGTGTAAACTTTGGAGGCTGATTTGAGCGCAGGTGTGAGGTGGTTTGTAATTTCCTAATGTTGGTGGATTGTTGTTGTCTCAGTACACAGGTAAC contains:
- the LOC110537899 gene encoding ATP-sensitive inward rectifier potassium channel 12 codes for the protein MSVVGAHRYSIVSSEEEGLRLGAMPSVTMGNGFGNGKIHTTRRKCRSRFVNKNGQCNVHFSHMDEKSQRYMSDIFTTCVDIRWRWMFLMFTLVFVVSWLAFGLAFWVIALLHGDMDNPGGGDDNFTPCVLQVNSFVAAFLFSVETQTTIGYGFRCVTEECPSAVFMVVFQSIFGCIIDSFMIGAILAKMARPKKRAETLLFSNNAVIAMRDGKLSLMWRVGNLRKSHMVEAHVRAQLIKPRITEEGEYIPLDQIDINVGYDTGIDRIFLVSPLTIVHEIDEESPLFGISKLDLELSDFEIVVILEGMVEATAMTAQARSSYLSSEILWGHRFEPVVFEEKSQYKVDYAHFHKTFEVPSTPQCSAKDIAEMEDEDKDPTPTANSFCYENELAFISQDEEEDEEGQEDGDRVPELERLQATVSLDQRSYRRESEI